agcgaccacctgcCCAACGCGACCAACGACCGCTAATCCAAAGGCCCTACAGCAATTAACACCTCTTCTAAGCGACCACAATGTACCTTTTCGTCTTGATTACACATTCCAACACGGCTGTCACCTCTCTGAGGTGTTGCCGACACACGTGCGGTACACTTGTATCCCAAATCAATTCTTGCTTGCATGATGTCGTGAAAAGTTCTGAGTCTAGGTGACCGGGTAAAGGATAATTCAGCTGTCTGAGAAAGGAATCTCAGCGAGGCAGATGGCAGGCAGGTGGCAGGCAAATGTCGTTGACGCTGGACAACATGGCATTGACACAAGTGacactgaagatgatgatTATGATCCACCTCAAATTTGAGttcaaacttacaaacaagccATAGAGCTCGTGGATGACCTATTCCAGTTTCCACTCATCAGAAATGATTAGAAAATGCTGGATTTGGTTGCAAAGCTGGAAAGTGTGGTGCAGAAGATGAGTTTGGAAGCCAGGCAGCAGCAAACTCTATCCAGTTTCTTTTCCCTGTCACAGTAGCTAGCTTTGATTAGAACCGTCTGTAACCACATGGACGAAAAACAGTATGTACAttgcacaaaacaagaaacgagaCGTTTAGGACTTTGTAAGTTCCGTGTCGTGGTGGTCTGGCATGCAGGGCTATAGGTATGTGAAAGTGCGGGGCTTCCTCTACTAAGCGACCAATACCCCTGGGTCCCACAGGTGGTCACAtagtacaggtttcactgtatcataatatgtttgtctttttcaAGTCAAGTATTACTGATCAAGATATCACCATGCATATTCACAGAATTAATAAATAACTTATTACTTCAGTAACATGTCTCATGTCAAAGCTCTCTCTAATGTTATGCGCTTGCATTTTAGCTCACAATGAATCGTCAAGTGATGATTCGTTGTTTGAAGCTCAACAACAAGTCAGAGCTGACTTAACATTCAAGTTTGTCCAGAAGTCTTGATTATATCTTGCTACAATGCAACAGACATTTTGTGTACAGATGGGTTCATGAGCAGTTTGTCTCTCCTCCTGATCATCAGTCTGTCGGGAGGTCACATGATAAACAGGCTTTGTCTACAGTTAAAGACAGAAATAATGGGTGAGTGTGGCGTATGCTATGCAGGTTGTGTGGGTGAATAACCTGATTATGTGGACATGGAGTGCAGTTTTTTTATAGTTGTggtacatacagacagactgatggggATGCATGGATGTACCAACAGACttcacatacatgtacaggcaaatggatagacagacagtcagacagaaagaaagacagacagaaagaaagaaagacagacagactgattattatgtagtggactttAGCTTTGCTTatagagtttgatggaaatttcattgtaatggaaatatatgaaagacagacagacagacagactaaaaaggtctgcatgcttgcttgcttgtgggcatgtgcacacacactttaTCTTCTTCTTTCCTTTTCGCTACTCAACAATGAGTTCACGACTTCCATTCAGCAGTTTTTGTTTACAGTTTGTCTTTTATGAGCACGTTCGTGTGCAAAGAGTCCAATTGTAGAATGACATAGTCGATGACAGATATGTCAGATATTGATGACAGAACGATTGCAAACATTCTTTGTACCAGTAGTCAAGTTTTCTGGTGTATAGTTGTGACACGTCAGTCTCTTTTGTTCAATCTTGTCAATTCTAGCTTCCTCGTAGCGATTTAAACCAAATCTCATATTTTTCTTCCACTTTAAATGGTCACGTGCTATCATTCCCAATTTTGGTGATCAATGCCAGCATTCTGTAGATTGTGTCTTAGAGTGTCTTTGAACCTCAACCTCTGACCACCAACTTCTGTTGGTGCATGTAACAACTGACTGTATAGCACTTTGTTTTGGTAAACGTCTCTCATCCAGAAGTTCTGCAAAGAGCTAAAATAACAGGAATTGAATACATGTTgactcaacacacacacacacacacacacacacacacacacacacacacacacacacacacacacacacacacacacacacacacacacacacacacacacaccagtggcGTAGCTCGGCTGCACTAAGGGGGTTCACAAATCTCGGACAAAAAATAATGTATGTGAGTACATTATAAtattacacgtacacacatacacattgcTCAATGTCAGTGCACAggatataaattaatagtCACTAACTCAATGCCATTCATTTTACAGTATTCCTTTAAAACTGTTTGCCATTATGTATACGCATGACATGCAAAGCAGCGGTCTACTGATCTAGTCTAACTGAAAATGATCAACTCAACGTCAAACAGTTTAAATAAGAAATTCTCGGAAACAAAACCTCGATAATGTCTGCTTCTTAGACTTACAAGGAAGCCGAGATGCGGAAGACATCTTGGAAAAATTGAAATCTATGGCCACGTTCGCATGTCTGGATGGTCCAGGGTTTGTCCACGAGCTGCCAGATGATCGGAAATAAATTGCTAGCCTGGGGGGTTTACATGCAACCTGTGAACAGTGGTAGCTACACCactgcacatacacacacacacacacacacacacacacacacacacacacacacacacacacacacacacacacacacacacacacacacacacacaccacagcgACACAAGAAGCAAACTTGAACCAATACACTTGCTAATTGTACTGGTGGACAGACCACACCAATGCATATCCAAATATTAAAGTCTATTGATAGTATTCCCATCGCATTACTGTCTGGTTTACACCTAATTGTTCAATACCTGACACATCATTAGTAGCACTGTCACTCATGCATTTCATCAGCTAATTGATGAACGTCTATCCCAGTGCATTGCTTTTACACTGGAAATGGAACACTCTGTTCACATGATCTATTCCTTTGTTCCTGGTGTCTCCTGTTACTTACTCATCTCTTGTTTTCCAGCATGCCGAAAAGATGTCCTTTCATGCAGTGTTACACAATACTTTGTATTGTCTTACTTCTTCTGCATTTTTATGCAAATGTTGTTTCTTATTATAATGCAAAGCTTGTTTTGAATTCACAGTTTTGTTTGGGTGTGATTTTCTGTAGCAAATCATCGAGTTTATCCAATTTATCTCAAGTTGAACAAGGTCTCCTTCATTTGGCGTCAAACATAAGAGCAAAGGCTGGAGCTACACTCCTCTCCTcaaagcaaacagatagaagATACTCAGAGACAGAAAGTGGTAATTGAATATGACCCTGTGTTTGACCTGTGAGGATGTGGGTTTGCGTGTACGAAAtgcatgtgtctgtatgtctgtctgtttatctgttctatctgtctgtctgtttgtctgtccgtctgtctgtctgtatctctgtctgttgttaGTCTGATTGCCTgcctatctgtccgtctgtctgtttccctgtctgtctatctgtccatctgtccatctgtctatccgcctgtctgtctgtctatctgtctgcttgtctgtctgtttgtatggccatttgtttgtctgtctgcttgtacatgtgcatgtgttgttctgttttgttgtagacaaaAGCATCAAACTGCCAGCTATCAAAGTTCACTCCGCACCTGTCAGAAAGACAAGAAATAGACCCAGCAATAACTAACTTGTACACGAAATTGCTCTCTTTCctactttactgtacagcagTATATTTGTATCGgaataaatgtattgaaatagtGAAATCATTATTGAACAGTGAATATGCAAACAAGAGAGTCTATGGTAggtatggtgtgtgtatgGTATGTGAATTTTTGTTCACTTtctgatggtgtgtgtgtgtgtgtgtgtgtgtgtgtgtgtgtgtgtgtgtgtgtgtgtgtgtgtgtgtgtgtgtgtgtgtgtgtgtgagtgaatGTTTTATTGCCCTTGTGCCTGTAtgtctgaaacagatgtcagaaATCAATACCTATGCATCTGTGTTTTCCTTTTTTCTTCAATTACTTTAGTAACCAAGCAGTCAAGCAagcacacaggcacacacacacacacacacacacacacaacacacacacacacacacacacacacacacacacacacacacacacacacacacacacacacctgcattCCTAAGTGCATACACCCTAGGACAGGTGACTCTGTTtacccatgcatgcataccCCAAGGAATCATTCAATTGTGACAAACGAGTTAACAACAAGgagacatgcaggcatgttCCACCCTCCCAGCTGTACAAACCACACAAGTCCTAGTAAGTCTTCACAACAccataaataaatacaataatatatatCTCTGTTGTATCTGCATGCTGTCCATGCTGTCAATAAACATTCCTTCCACCTGTTCAACACAATGATCTATCATGCAGTTGCATCTATAAGTCATCTCCACCATCTCCATTCAGCAATTCTTCCCTACTTGCGTCTTCGCTCACTGTCAACTCGAGTGCACCATTTTTCATGGCCACCACCAAGTCAGCATCCGATCCAGAACTGAGCAGCTGATGAGGGTTCAGCGCATCTGAACTCGACAACTGCTGGACTATTGCATCGACTTGCAGCTGAGCTGTTGCATCCAACGAATGCGTCAAATCACGATTTAGTGCATGGACTGGGAATCCGATGGTGTCACTAGTGACGTCATGTGAGTGACTAAAAGAGTGGTGGAATGTTGTCTCATCAGCCGAGGAAAAAATAGAGTTCCCAGGTGCAGAAAAGATGGAATTAGATGACGTCGAAAAGATTGAATTACTGGATGCCGAGAAGATAGAATTTCCAGAGACGGAAGCTATTTGTGGTGTGGGTATCAATGGTGGGATGAAGTCTAAATTGGTCATGGTGGAAATATTGGAAATAGATGGGAATCCAGTACACGTGGGAGAGGACTGTACAATCATGTAGGGGGCAATCGTCGACACTGATGACTGACTGCCTGTATACAAGGCACATTCCTGGGCTCTACACCACGAGACACCCGAGACCGACATGTCAGGCGAGTAGACACACTGGAAGTTGACACCCTGGACATCAGAGAGTGAAGACAACGAGCAGGGCATACCGGTGACATCAATAGTAGCTGGTTTGCCACCCGAAGACAATGAATTTGTGGCATCGTCTGGTTGTTCACTGTCTGATATATCCGGAAGATCAGTGTCATCAATAGGGATGTCTGCGGTTCCCATTACTTCGAGGCTGCTGCCCGGCTCAGGGTCAGTCTGTTGGCTGGCTAATGCTTGTGAGATGGTGAGTTGTATGTGAGGAGGAAGCTCACTGCTGTGGCAGTTGCGTTTGTGAGATGCGAGGGAGGAGACCTGTCGATAGAGCTTGCCGCATTTGTCACAGCGATATGGACGAGAGTCCGAGTGTACGACACGATGCTTGAACCAACTGGAATATTCGGTGAATGTCTTGTTGCAGCCTGATGAGATGACAGCAGTGCAATACAcattgaaacaaacaaaatgcacACGGGCagacgcatgcacgcacaaatgcatgcacacacacacacacacacacacacacacacacacacatgcacacacacacacacacacacacacacacacacacacacacacacacacacaaaaacaagcactcatgcacacacatgcaagcatgcgcgtgcacacacacacacacacacacacacacacacaaaacacgcacacaagcactcatgcacacacatgcaagcatgcgcgtgcacacacacacacacacacacacacacacacacacacacacacaccgaaacagccaaacaaaccaacaaacatacatactcTTTACTAACTGACACACTCACCCCTGAAATCCCTAACagaatacagacaaacaaacacacacaaacatcgaAAGACCTGGGTGATCACACTTGTATGGTTTCACTCCTGTATGGATCCTCTCGTGCGCTTTAAAGTTTGCCGGATTAGCAAACTTCTGTTTGCAACCGGCCACCTTACACACATACGGTCTCTCCCCGGTGTGATGTCTTTCATGAACTCTCAGTGCATTGGACGTTCTAAAACGCTTTCCACACCCATCATGACGACATTCAAATGGTTTGTCTCCCGTATGAGTTCGACTGTGTTTCAATAGATCTGACGACGTTCTGAATGCTTTAGAGCATGACGTGCATTGATAGGGTTTATCGTCTGTGTGGATCCGTTCGTGTGTTTTGAGGGTGTAATTTGTGGCGAATGATCTGGAGCAGTATGAGCAGATGAATGGTTTTTCTCCCGTGTGAATTCTCCGGTGGACCTAAGAAAATACGagagtgtgtgtctgcttgatACTCATCTCGCGTTCATTCGTACTATTTGTTGATTTGGTCTGATTCTGGGTCTGACTGTGAGTCTGTAtgtgggttgtgtgtgtgtgtgtgtgtgtgtgtgtgtgtgtgtgtgtgtgtgtgtgttgtgtgtgtgtgtgtgtgtgtgtgtgtgtgtgtgtgtgtgagtgtgtgtgtgtgtggtgtgcatgcgCACCTATATCTATGTCAAAGTAGTGCATCTGTCTAATTGTCTCTGACTGACTGCTcacctgcttgtctgtctgtctcttgccTGTCTCCCTGTCTCTTGCCTGTCTCCCTGCCCCTACCTACCTGAATCTGCATTATCAGTTTAACACACACTACCACAACGAAACCAAGTACACTTCAATCAACTTAGTGACTACACCTCAACAATGAAAATCCACATGCTACACACATGCTATACATACATGCCAAAACATGAACCCAATGTACTGTAAAACCATTTATTTCTGTGACCTTAAATTACTGCAATTTAAGAATTTAAATATAAACTAATCAATTACTGTAAATTAAATTTAGAATTAAATTagaatttgcagaaatatcatAATCACAGAAATAACTGGTTACAccgtatgtatttatgtatgtatctgtatGTACCTATGTATGTAAGTAGGGTTCTAGCATAACAACATTCTGGACACAAAGGAGAAAACTGCCACCGAGAGCAACTATGGCCTGCTTTAAGTGGAAACTTAAACAAAACATTAGACCGGATTGGACTTGTGGGTGGAGGGTACTGCAAGATTTCCATGATTTTTGGACCCCCTGGCATGGGTAGCAGGGCACACTGGAAATTAGTATTGTACTACTTTAGGTCTTGGCTTAATTGGTAATAGTATTGTGTGAATCTTTGTATCATTTCTATTAGAAGTCGTAACAACTCCgaaataaaacagaaaaaaagTAGGGTTCTAGCTAGAACCACTCTTACCATCAAATTAGGTGGAAATCTTACAACATTAATGATGGTCGGTTGTGGGTTGCCTATTTTCTCTGTATAAACAAGGTTGGATAGTGTTCCACCTAATTCTTTTTAAATCCGAGTTATTTTGAGATCGAGGTCATTTAATCCTAAACAAAGAATGTATTGTGTATATTTCCTAACTAACTCTGCTTCAGACTCTGACATCTCTATAGACACCAAAGGAGCACGGCCAAAACAATAATCTAGCCTGTGACTGTTGGCTGCATGCAACCGTTCAATCTGCCCTCACCATTCCCGAGATTGTCAATCCTTGGGCAGTGGATAAGTCTATGCAACCCTAGCTAGAACCCtgtgtatgtaggtaggtatatatgtatgtatatgtgtacaTATGAAATAAGGTAAAATAAGCACTGTAggtgtgtacatgcatttgTGCTTCCAATGCTGCTGACTACCTACAGACATCAGTTTGTTCAAACATGTCCACAAAGAAGCAATAAAAGAGTTGATTGTTTCCAATCGCTCTCCACTCCCAGAGCCATACAACGGGATAACACTCAACCACTGCATCCCAACCCGTCACAACACTCGCCCCTGCTACAACCATATGATACCACCAAATACAATGACTCCATTATCCAATCACAATGCAATGATAGCATCACGTGTATTACAACTTTCAATCCTCAGACCGCAatatctcataatacactcaAGCTTCGACCGTTAGGTAAGCAAACACGGCGAATAACCTTCAAATGGTTGCCGGACATAAACACCTTGCCACACCCACGCTCGTCACATGGAAATGTCTTGTTAGTTGCCTTTGCAGCTTGTTTGGCGCTTTGATTGTTATCGCGTCGACTGCTCGCCACATCATCGACTGCGATTGTTACATCGACTCCCACTGAAGGACCTGCGGTCATCATGATGACGTCACGTGATGTGTCGGAATTCTGCAAACTCTGTTGAAGATCAACATCGAGTGACGTCATTCGCAAAGCAGTGTTTGGTGAGAGTTGTTGCTACAGTGATAAACAGTTTGAATATCCAAGAACGTGTAGCAACAACACGCGAGCCACCCATAGATAGCCCGGATTAGCCAAGAATGGCGTCATCACAAATGGCATATGTGGAATTGAAATTGCAATTGCATGTTTTGTCTCTGTCGTTTTCTGTTTATTATTGACATTGCGGTGTCCGTCTATATTCGGAGCAAACCCACTTCGGATGTATTGCTTACTGAGTAATGTTAGACTCGACTATCGAAACTATAGAATATCCGGGAGTCCTAATAGGCAATCTGTACGCATGCGTactttgtaacattttgctatTTTTAATTGATCTTCTAACGTTCAAAGGGTTCAGAGTAATTCATCTTGTTAGCTTGTTCTTAGAACAATGCGTTGTCCACGCATTATGTCATCGTAAGTTGGCCGATGATAAATCAGATCACGCGCGTGCGCGTAGGCGAGTATCTCATTTCCGGTGTGGATGTCAGGTTACCGTACAAACTGATAAGGCGGGGCGTCGGTTGTTGTCTTTTCTCTCTTCATTCTCGCTCTCGGTGTTGAACGACTTAGCAGACCTAACAACACGGTTTCGTTACGAGTAAAAAGCGATGAAGTCAACGTGTGCTGCTAGTTTGTTCGTCTAGACGTCGGTCGAACGTTGATATCACATCCTTTAGATTCTCTTGTTACGAGGTAAGACATGTTCGCCGATTCGGAGCGATTCTAGGTAGGCGGGTTGTTGTGAGTGAAATGGTGGTCGTTGGCGCGCGTTATTGCTGTGAACACGACCCGGTGTAGTTGACTCGTTGGTGAATGACCAACCACTTGTCGCTTCTGATTGGAGCGCTGCGTATGACAGTGCGACTGTGTGTAGCAACATGGTCGTCACTCATGCAGTGAGCTCACGCGCGTGGCAGCCGCTGCTGCTCCGCCAACGCGTCTCCTCAGAGAATTACTGATTGGCTGGACGTTGTGATAGTAGCAGCGAGCGTCGCGTGCCAGGATGTGCAGTCACTGTTGCGTGGCTGTCGTCGGTCGCCATTGCGGCTGAGGAGTTCGCAACGTTTGCGCTTCACACGTCTCGTACTCTTATCTCGTAGTGTCCGTTTCCGTTTGTGCAGTTCGTGTCGCGCTCAAATTGCTTGTCGAtctctgtttgcttttgtttggttttcGCGG
The DNA window shown above is from Corticium candelabrum chromosome 13, ooCorCand1.1, whole genome shotgun sequence and carries:
- the LOC134189269 gene encoding zinc finger protein 143-like isoform X1, which codes for MTSLDVDLQQSLQNSDTSRDVIMMTAGPSVGVDVTIAVDDVASSRRDNNQSAKQAAKATNKTFPCDERGCGKVFMSGNHLKVHRRIHTGEKPFICSYCSRSFATNYTLKTHERIHTDDKPYQCTSCSKAFRTSSDLLKHSRTHTGDKPFECRHDGCGKRFRTSNALRVHERHHTGERPYVCKVAGCKQKFANPANFKAHERIHTGVKPYKCDHPGCNKTFTEYSSWFKHRVVHSDSRPYRCDKCGKLYRQVSSLASHKRNCHSSELPPHIQLTISQALASQQTDPEPGSSLEVMGTADIPIDDTDLPDISDSEQPDDATNSLSSGGKPATIDVTGMPCSLSSLSDVQGVNFQCVYSPDMSVSGVSWCRAQECALYTGSQSSVSTIAPYMIVQSSPTCTGFPSISNISTMTNLDFIPPLIPTPQIASVSGNSIFSASSNSIFSTSSNSIFSAPGNSIFSSADETTFHHSFSHSHDVTSDTIGFPVHALNRDLTHSLDATAQLQVDAIVQQLSSSDALNPHQLLSSGSDADLVVAMKNGALELTVSEDASREELLNGDGGDDL
- the LOC134189269 gene encoding zinc finger protein 271-like isoform X2, producing MQWLSVIPLYGSGSGERLETINSFIASLWTCLNKLMSVHRRIHTGEKPFICSYCSRSFATNYTLKTHERIHTDDKPYQCTSCSKAFRTSSDLLKHSRTHTGDKPFECRHDGCGKRFRTSNALRVHERHHTGERPYVCKVAGCKQKFANPANFKAHERIHTGVKPYKCDHPGCNKTFTEYSSWFKHRVVHSDSRPYRCDKCGKLYRQVSSLASHKRNCHSSELPPHIQLTISQALASQQTDPEPGSSLEVMGTADIPIDDTDLPDISDSEQPDDATNSLSSGGKPATIDVTGMPCSLSSLSDVQGVNFQCVYSPDMSVSGVSWCRAQECALYTGSQSSVSTIAPYMIVQSSPTCTGFPSISNISTMTNLDFIPPLIPTPQIASVSGNSIFSASSNSIFSTSSNSIFSAPGNSIFSSADETTFHHSFSHSHDVTSDTIGFPVHALNRDLTHSLDATAQLQVDAIVQQLSSSDALNPHQLLSSGSDADLVVAMKNGALELTVSEDASREELLNGDGGDDL